From Mesobacillus boroniphilus, the proteins below share one genomic window:
- a CDS encoding ABC transporter substrate-binding protein, with protein sequence MKRRFGLMFFAFVLILSLGLAGCSNEEKTGGESGSEGGSSSGGTLVFGRGGDSTSLDPAVTTEGEAFKVTKNIYETLIEFGEQDTEIHPGLAESWEESPDGLKHTLKLRKGVKFHDGTDFNAEVVVFNFERWKAGNKEQFYYYNSQFGDVIKEVKAVDEHTVEFTLNRILAPFYKNLAMSPFGIASPAAIEKHGDKFIENPVGTGPFKFKEWKRNDKVTLVKNEDYWEEGLPKLDEVIFRVIPENSARLNALNTGEVDIIDGVNFSDVESIEGNADLQTFYRPSLNVAYLGLNNERGPMKDKKVRQALNYAVNKQALIDAFYAGAAEPAKNPMPKSVAGYNDDVEAYEYDPEKAKELLKEAGYEDGFEMELWAMPVARPYMPDGKKVAEALQKDFAEVGVKAKIVSYEWATYLEKARMGEADTFLLGWTGDNGDADNFLYVLLDQDNIDSNNYARYANQEVHDLFIKAQSTNDQAEREKLYKEAQLLIKEDAPWIPLVHSEPALAGRADVTGFKAHPTGSDLLATVEFKK encoded by the coding sequence ATGAAAAGGCGTTTTGGATTAATGTTTTTTGCGTTTGTCCTCATTCTTAGCTTAGGCCTTGCTGGCTGCAGCAATGAAGAGAAAACAGGCGGTGAGTCTGGTTCTGAAGGTGGATCATCATCTGGAGGAACACTTGTATTTGGGCGCGGCGGCGATTCAACATCGCTTGATCCAGCTGTGACAACTGAAGGTGAAGCTTTCAAAGTAACAAAGAACATCTATGAAACTCTCATCGAGTTCGGTGAGCAGGATACAGAAATCCACCCAGGTCTTGCAGAAAGCTGGGAAGAATCTCCCGATGGCCTGAAACACACATTAAAACTGCGTAAAGGTGTTAAATTCCATGACGGCACTGATTTCAACGCTGAAGTTGTAGTCTTCAACTTCGAGCGCTGGAAGGCCGGTAATAAAGAACAATTCTACTACTATAACTCACAATTCGGTGACGTAATCAAGGAAGTTAAGGCAGTAGATGAGCATACAGTTGAATTCACATTAAACCGTATTCTTGCTCCATTCTACAAAAACCTTGCCATGTCTCCATTCGGTATCGCAAGCCCTGCTGCAATCGAAAAGCATGGTGATAAATTCATTGAAAACCCTGTAGGTACTGGACCATTCAAATTCAAGGAATGGAAACGTAATGACAAGGTTACTCTTGTGAAAAACGAAGATTATTGGGAAGAAGGACTTCCTAAGCTTGATGAAGTCATCTTCCGTGTCATCCCTGAAAACTCTGCACGCTTAAACGCATTGAATACTGGTGAAGTAGACATTATCGATGGCGTGAATTTCAGTGATGTTGAATCGATTGAAGGCAATGCAGACCTGCAAACCTTCTACCGTCCTTCTTTGAACGTTGCTTACCTGGGATTGAATAACGAACGCGGGCCAATGAAAGACAAAAAGGTTCGCCAGGCATTGAACTATGCGGTCAATAAGCAAGCGCTCATCGATGCTTTCTATGCTGGTGCTGCTGAGCCTGCGAAAAACCCAATGCCGAAATCGGTAGCTGGCTACAACGATGATGTAGAAGCTTATGAATACGACCCAGAGAAGGCTAAGGAACTTCTGAAGGAAGCTGGATATGAAGATGGTTTTGAAATGGAACTATGGGCAATGCCAGTTGCAAGACCTTATATGCCAGACGGAAAGAAAGTTGCTGAAGCGCTTCAGAAAGACTTTGCTGAGGTTGGCGTAAAAGCAAAAATCGTTTCTTATGAGTGGGCAACATATCTAGAAAAAGCACGTATGGGTGAAGCAGATACATTCTTGCTTGGCTGGACTGGTGACAATGGTGACGCTGATAACTTCCTATATGTCCTTTTAGACCAGGATAACATCGACAGCAATAACTACGCACGCTACGCTAACCAGGAAGTACATGATCTGTTCATTAAGGCTCAATCTACAAATGACCAGGCTGAACGTGAAAAACTGTATAAAGAAGCTCAATTGTTAATTAAGGAAGATGCTCCTTGGATTCCACTTGTCCACTCTGAGCCTGCACTTGCAGGAAGAGCAGACGTTACTGGCTTCAAGGCTCATCCAACAGGATCTGACCTGCTTGCAACGGTTGAATTCAAAAAATAA
- a CDS encoding ABC transporter permease: protein MEISTQKQMPPTVQVEEKVASPWAEAWYSFKKNKLALVGTVIVLFFVLLAIFAPLIAPEGINDQKMEVRLQAPSADHWFGTDDFGRDILSRVIYGARISLWVGTFAVMGSIVIGCLLGILAGYYGRWVDTIISRAFDIMLAFPSILLAIAIVAVLGPSLRNALIAIAIINIPNFGRLIRSRVLSVKEEEYIMAAKAVGMRDSRILFQHILPNSMAPIIVQGTLAIATAIIEAAALGFLGLGAEAPNPEWGKMLADAKDYMIQAPWTMIFPGLAIMLTVLGFNLMGDGLRDALDPRMKS from the coding sequence ATGGAGATATCAACTCAAAAACAAATGCCGCCAACCGTGCAGGTAGAAGAAAAAGTGGCGTCTCCCTGGGCAGAAGCATGGTATAGCTTCAAGAAAAATAAATTAGCTCTAGTCGGGACGGTAATCGTCTTGTTCTTTGTTTTGCTGGCAATCTTCGCTCCATTGATCGCACCAGAAGGAATAAATGACCAGAAAATGGAGGTCCGTCTTCAGGCTCCTTCAGCGGACCACTGGTTTGGGACTGATGATTTTGGACGAGATATCTTATCTAGAGTGATATATGGAGCCAGGATTTCCTTGTGGGTAGGAACCTTTGCCGTAATGGGATCGATTGTGATTGGCTGTCTGCTTGGAATCCTTGCGGGATACTACGGAAGATGGGTCGATACCATCATTTCACGAGCATTTGATATTATGCTGGCATTCCCAAGTATCTTATTGGCGATAGCGATAGTTGCCGTTCTCGGACCTTCACTGCGGAATGCGCTGATAGCAATTGCGATAATCAATATTCCGAACTTCGGAAGGCTGATCCGTTCAAGGGTACTTAGCGTGAAAGAAGAGGAATACATTATGGCCGCCAAGGCGGTTGGGATGAGAGACAGCAGGATTTTGTTCCAGCACATACTTCCGAACAGTATGGCGCCAATCATCGTACAGGGCACACTGGCGATTGCCACGGCCATCATTGAGGCTGCAGCGCTGGGATTCCTTGGACTAGGTGCAGAAGCCCCAAATCCTGAATGGGGAAAGATGCTGGCTGATGCGAAAGACTATATGATCCAGGCACCATGGACAATGATTTTCCCTGGTCTGGCAATCATGTTGACAGTACTGGGATTCAACCTGATGGGCGATGGCCTTAGAGATGCATTGGATCCTAGAATGAAGAGTTAA
- a CDS encoding FUSC family protein, whose amino-acid sequence MKLGARILKTGIAITLALFLSHIFDLPSPVFAGIAAIFALQPTVYRSYQSIIEHIQGNLIGAATAVLFVMAFGNSIFIIGLAAVLVITLNLKLKLENTISLSLVTLIAIMETPGDDFIQFALIRFSTIMLGVVSAFIVNLVFLPPKYENKLYYKSSILSEEITKWIRLSTRHASEHQLLKADIEKLREGIIKLDQLYMMYKEERDYFKNNKLAKSRKLVIYRQMISAVKKSLETLKRLHRYENEFNQLPVEFQEVIQHQLDCLINHHEQVMLKYVGKVRPEASYIEGEVCLNKKQLFELFLAQRNELAQTNSQMLYHVMQLVSIIMEYGEQVEHLDTLVTSFQSYHKEDSNVTMEQNTEI is encoded by the coding sequence ATGAAACTTGGTGCCCGCATACTGAAAACGGGAATTGCCATCACTCTTGCTTTATTTTTATCACATATTTTTGATCTACCCTCACCGGTTTTTGCCGGGATTGCGGCAATTTTTGCCCTGCAGCCAACTGTATACCGTTCTTATCAATCAATTATTGAACATATTCAGGGCAACTTGATTGGCGCCGCAACCGCAGTCTTATTCGTCATGGCATTCGGCAACAGCATTTTCATTATCGGTCTTGCCGCGGTACTTGTTATTACTTTGAATCTTAAGCTGAAACTGGAAAATACAATATCGCTTTCTCTTGTAACATTGATTGCGATAATGGAGACGCCTGGCGACGATTTTATCCAGTTTGCCTTAATCCGTTTCTCGACCATCATGCTTGGGGTAGTGTCGGCATTCATCGTAAACCTCGTGTTCTTGCCGCCAAAGTATGAAAATAAATTGTATTACAAGAGTTCTATTTTATCAGAGGAAATTACGAAGTGGATCAGACTGAGCACGCGTCATGCTTCCGAGCATCAGCTTCTGAAGGCAGATATTGAGAAACTTCGCGAAGGCATCATAAAGCTCGATCAGCTATATATGATGTATAAGGAAGAACGTGATTATTTTAAAAATAATAAGCTTGCTAAATCAAGAAAGCTTGTTATTTATAGACAGATGATCAGCGCGGTAAAAAAATCGCTGGAAACGTTAAAAAGGCTTCACCGCTACGAAAATGAATTCAACCAGCTTCCTGTAGAATTCCAGGAAGTCATCCAGCACCAGCTGGATTGCCTGATTAACCATCATGAGCAGGTGATGCTAAAGTATGTAGGCAAAGTAAGGCCGGAGGCATCCTATATTGAAGGTGAGGTCTGCCTGAACAAGAAGCAGCTGTTTGAATTATTCTTAGCGCAAAGAAATGAACTGGCTCAAACAAACAGTCAAATGCTCTATCATGTTATGCAGCTTGTGTCGATTATCATGGAATACGGTGAGCAGGTTGAGCACCTTGACACTCTTGTAACCAGCTTCCAGTCCTATCACAAAGAGGATAGCAATGTCACGATGGAACAAAATACCGAAATTTAA
- a CDS encoding ABC transporter permease, which produces MFAYSVRRIFSLIPVLLGLSLIVFFMIRAIPGDPAQVILGQLATKDAIADLTRELGLDQPWYIQYFTYLGGLLTGDLGESLRTKSAISSEIWPYLAATMELSFVAMLIAIVIGVNAGIVSAWFQNSWFDYGAMVLALIGVSMPIFWLGLMEQWLFAINLDILPTSGREEVRNPVEAITNFYILDTLIQGRTDQLVEVLKHLVLPAMALATIPMAIIARITRSTMLEVMRSDFIRTARAKGLSMFWVVYKHSLKNAVIPVLTVIGLQTGLLLGGAILTETIFSWPGIGRYIYEAINYRDYPVIQSGILVIALIFVLINLVVDLLYAAIDPRIKYR; this is translated from the coding sequence GTGTTTGCCTATTCTGTCAGAAGAATTTTTTCACTAATTCCTGTACTATTGGGTCTTTCACTTATTGTATTTTTTATGATCAGAGCAATCCCTGGCGATCCCGCCCAAGTCATTCTCGGGCAGCTGGCCACTAAAGATGCGATTGCAGATTTAACAAGAGAGCTGGGGCTTGACCAGCCATGGTATATACAATATTTTACTTATCTTGGAGGGCTGTTGACGGGTGATTTAGGAGAGTCTCTAAGGACGAAGTCAGCTATCAGCAGTGAAATTTGGCCGTATCTTGCAGCAACGATGGAATTGTCTTTTGTAGCGATGTTAATTGCAATTGTTATAGGAGTAAACGCCGGAATCGTCAGTGCATGGTTCCAAAATTCCTGGTTTGATTACGGAGCAATGGTCCTGGCACTCATCGGAGTATCGATGCCGATTTTCTGGCTAGGTTTGATGGAACAGTGGCTATTCGCCATCAACCTTGATATCCTGCCAACTTCCGGGCGTGAAGAAGTGCGGAATCCCGTAGAAGCAATTACGAACTTTTATATCCTTGATACCCTGATCCAGGGGCGTACTGACCAGTTAGTCGAGGTCTTGAAGCATTTAGTGCTGCCAGCGATGGCGCTGGCAACAATTCCGATGGCCATTATTGCGAGGATTACTCGTTCTACAATGCTTGAGGTAATGAGGTCAGATTTTATCAGAACGGCAAGAGCGAAGGGGTTGAGCATGTTCTGGGTTGTTTATAAGCACTCCTTGAAAAATGCTGTAATCCCCGTATTGACTGTCATTGGTTTACAGACAGGCCTCCTGCTTGGAGGGGCGATCCTGACAGAAACCATCTTCAGTTGGCCGGGTATTGGACGCTATATCTACGAGGCGATCAATTATCGTGATTATCCGGTTATCCAGTCCGGAATACTGGTCATTGCCTTAATTTTTGTACTGATCAACCTAGTTGTTGACTTATTGTACGCAGCAATTGATCCTCGGATCAAATACCGTTGA